A stretch of Aerococcus urinaehominis DNA encodes these proteins:
- the cas2e gene encoding type I-E CRISPR-associated endoribonuclease Cas2e, whose product MPLTVITMKNAPASLRGDLSKWMQEIATGVYVGNFNSRIREQIWNRVIESVGNGEATMSYSYRNEIGYQFATHNTNRQVVDYDGIPLVQIPIEAKAEPKRPKKGFSVAAKNHQARLGQRKQATTKPLVIFDIETTGLNEKRDQIIEIAAVKIHEASIEPFHRLVNVDKQIPAAITDLTGITNQILSDEGVSIASAIQDFKLFIENTVLVGYNINFDLKFINAYLNASQQPVFNNKTQDLMKIVKKDNMFLNNYKLPTVLKSYDIMDEVVHRAQEDVVLYLKLMSKLNKFDHLNIEKLDLDGIF is encoded by the coding sequence ATGCCTTTAACAGTAATTACCATGAAAAATGCGCCAGCCTCGTTGCGTGGTGACTTATCAAAGTGGATGCAGGAGATTGCTACTGGCGTCTATGTGGGTAATTTTAATAGTAGAATCAGAGAGCAGATTTGGAATAGGGTAATTGAAAGTGTTGGAAATGGCGAAGCTACCATGTCTTATTCATATCGGAATGAAATCGGCTACCAATTTGCTACTCATAATACCAATAGGCAAGTCGTTGATTATGACGGTATTCCTCTAGTCCAAATCCCAATTGAGGCAAAGGCTGAGCCGAAGAGGCCTAAAAAAGGATTTAGTGTTGCTGCTAAAAATCATCAAGCGCGTTTGGGTCAAAGAAAACAAGCTACTACTAAACCGCTAGTTATCTTTGATATTGAAACAACTGGTTTAAACGAAAAGCGAGATCAAATTATCGAAATTGCTGCAGTTAAAATTCATGAGGCTAGTATCGAGCCTTTTCATAGGCTGGTCAATGTTGACAAGCAAATACCAGCTGCTATAACAGATTTAACAGGTATAACTAACCAGATACTGTCTGATGAAGGGGTCAGTATTGCTAGCGCTATTCAAGATTTTAAACTATTCATAGAAAATACAGTTTTAGTCGGCTATAACATCAATTTTGATCTTAAATTTATCAATGCCTATTTAAATGCTAGCCAACAGCCAGTGTTTAATAATAAAACGCAGGATTTAATGAAGATTGTTAAAAAAGATAATATGTTTTTAAATAACTATAAATTACCTACTGTACTTAAGAGTTATGATATCATGGATGAGGTTGTACACCGGGCCCAGGAGGATGTAGTCTTGTATCTCAAACTAATGAGCAAACTAAATAAATTTGATCATTTGAATATTGAGAAGCTTGATTTGGATGGGATCTTTTAG
- a CDS encoding sensor histidine kinase, translated as MQSYREELQQHLVKLVTLSVTIVASIIFLCVMTYFYIDKNTQLKTDTSDLATTYQDRVSAGHQLLADMLAIDADLDRNIYYQFYTSQARHNLDGNFILMDAQGKQLFSNADQSLADTYRQLLVTYPQQSGSLTYYDTRGKCYQLLFQKNHQEIAAYLMPAENIFAKTNLEASSFALQDQYGHFLTQSPAFPDSQSNCKQKFYLKGKQVYLLNHAPLPGDMVLLTATLFMPAMLLFVLALAGLLALILALTSVAAYVAGKMAAYSSQSVDQLVAETRAITDGSQQAITGQYEQEFSYLSQAMNDMLAKIKQLNEDQLTLEIDKLNYERKMLEAQFNPHFLYNTLETIRITSQFDSQVCNQLIKSLTKILRYGLDADMDNASLGEDLDIIDHFLQVNQTRFPNFSYDIKYPAKLADIPVPRLFLLSAIENAIKYGRNFRPDLQIKVLVREHSPGIDFCIWDNGPGFSHQAQVDLAENLKANTGQDGLMNSIKRLRYLYPEAELHLEPSETGSLIIYRIGRR; from the coding sequence ATGCAATCATACCGTGAAGAATTACAGCAACATTTAGTCAAACTCGTAACCCTTAGTGTCACAATTGTCGCCAGCATCATCTTCCTGTGCGTGATGACCTATTTCTATATCGATAAAAATACCCAGTTAAAAACTGATACCTCCGACTTAGCCACTACCTATCAGGATCGCGTTAGCGCTGGTCATCAATTACTAGCGGATATGTTAGCCATTGATGCTGATCTTGACCGCAATATTTACTACCAATTTTATACCAGCCAAGCCCGCCATAACCTAGACGGCAATTTTATTTTAATGGATGCTCAGGGCAAGCAACTTTTTTCCAATGCTGACCAGTCCCTAGCCGACACCTATCGGCAACTACTGGTCACCTACCCCCAACAATCAGGCAGCCTGACTTACTATGATACCCGGGGCAAGTGCTACCAGCTGCTTTTCCAAAAAAATCACCAAGAGATTGCTGCTTACTTGATGCCCGCAGAAAATATCTTTGCAAAGACTAACCTAGAAGCCAGCTCTTTTGCCCTCCAAGACCAATACGGTCACTTTCTCACACAATCACCTGCCTTTCCTGATAGCCAATCAAATTGCAAGCAGAAATTTTATCTTAAAGGCAAGCAAGTCTACCTGCTTAACCACGCCCCCTTGCCAGGTGATATGGTCCTACTAACAGCTACTTTATTTATGCCAGCGATGCTATTATTTGTACTCGCTCTCGCAGGTCTCCTAGCTTTGATTTTAGCCCTTACCTCAGTCGCCGCTTATGTCGCCGGCAAGATGGCGGCTTACAGTAGTCAATCAGTAGACCAGTTGGTCGCGGAAACCAGGGCAATTACTGATGGGAGTCAGCAAGCAATCACAGGCCAATATGAGCAAGAATTTTCCTACTTGAGTCAAGCCATGAATGACATGCTCGCAAAAATAAAACAACTTAATGAAGACCAATTGACCCTTGAAATTGACAAGTTAAATTATGAAAGAAAAATGCTGGAGGCTCAGTTTAATCCCCACTTTCTCTATAACACCTTGGAAACCATCAGGATTACCAGCCAATTTGATTCACAAGTCTGCAATCAATTAATCAAGTCCTTGACTAAAATTTTACGCTATGGTTTGGATGCTGATATGGATAACGCTAGCCTGGGAGAAGATTTAGATATTATCGACCACTTTCTCCAAGTGAATCAAACCCGCTTTCCTAACTTTTCATATGACATCAAGTATCCAGCCAAGCTAGCAGACATTCCCGTCCCGCGGTTATTCCTGCTTTCGGCCATCGAGAATGCCATTAAATATGGCCGTAACTTTAGACCCGACCTGCAGATAAAAGTCCTTGTTAGGGAACATTCTCCAGGCATTGATTTTTGCATTTGGGATAATGGGCCAGGCTTCAGCCACCAAGCACAAGTGGACCTGGCAGAAAATTTAAAAGCTAATACCGGCCAAGATGGCCTCATGAACAGTATCAAACGCTTAAGATACCTCTATCCAGAAGCAGAACTGCATTTAGAACCGAGCGAAACAGGTAGCTTAATCATCTATCGTATAGGGAGAAGGTAA
- a CDS encoding GNAT family N-acetyltransferase, translating to MIKQTKIEATSPKSIQDHYASLLGQITWGGGQMLAKKLAHKALLANEAILVLTENDQLVGCGAVLQKDIVPEMTLGPFISAIYVNPEYRGRGLSLKIVTWAEAVAQAFGYQEIYIVTQHIGLYEQNNFTAIGRATDFKGRVMRVLHKTL from the coding sequence ATGATCAAGCAAACTAAAATTGAAGCCACAAGCCCAAAAAGTATCCAGGACCATTATGCTAGCTTATTGGGTCAAATTACCTGGGGCGGTGGGCAGATGTTGGCAAAAAAATTAGCCCACAAAGCTTTACTAGCCAATGAAGCCATTCTTGTCTTAACAGAGAATGATCAATTGGTGGGCTGTGGGGCTGTCTTGCAAAAGGATATTGTGCCTGAAATGACACTAGGGCCTTTTATCTCAGCTATTTATGTCAATCCTGAATACAGGGGCAGGGGACTGAGTTTAAAAATTGTCACTTGGGCTGAGGCGGTCGCCCAGGCCTTTGGTTACCAAGAAATTTATATCGTCACCCAACATATCGGCCTTTACGAGCAAAATAATTTTACAGCGATTGGTCGAGCAACTGATTTTAAAGGCAGAGTAATGCGAGTTTTGCATAAGACCTTATAA
- the casB gene encoding type I-E CRISPR-associated protein Cse2/CasB, with protein sequence MTKNNLRLSQVAGQLTKRLDSQLGTPSGKALLANLRNSMGRSLSETTEVWPLMYEVLPEEYLGQSYQLTNEEEAILTMMQLYALYHQGQDSPLSSYENKTNFGESLATLRGDKDTVSIDRRFNALITATSYDEFNHHLRQLLRLLKSRTKGTVKINFAKLCQDLYWFSRGYEEKVRLSWAKAYYSQARNKGDKNDEAK encoded by the coding sequence ATGACTAAAAATAATTTAAGACTTAGCCAAGTCGCAGGACAATTAACTAAGCGGCTAGATAGCCAATTAGGAACACCTTCAGGCAAGGCTTTGCTAGCTAATTTGCGGAACTCAATGGGCCGATCCCTGAGTGAAACTACTGAAGTCTGGCCGCTTATGTATGAGGTGCTGCCAGAAGAGTATCTTGGTCAAAGCTACCAGCTAACTAATGAAGAAGAAGCCATACTAACCATGATGCAGCTATACGCCTTGTACCATCAAGGTCAGGATAGCCCTTTATCCAGTTACGAAAATAAGACTAATTTTGGTGAATCATTAGCAACACTAAGAGGAGATAAAGACACTGTGTCCATTGATCGCCGCTTCAATGCCTTGATTACTGCTACCAGCTATGATGAATTTAACCACCATTTAAGGCAGCTATTGCGCTTGCTTAAATCACGCACCAAGGGCACAGTCAAAATAAATTTTGCTAAGCTATGTCAAGATTTGTATTGGTTTAGCAGAGGTTACGAAGAAAAAGTTCGTTTGTCATGGGCTAAAGCCTACTATAGTCAAGCTAGAAATAAAGGAGATAAAAATGATGAAGCAAAATAA
- a CDS encoding helix-turn-helix domain-containing protein has product MAKTLGYSESCLYRKVKETLKVTISEYIQRYRISLASQALAHHEDVRISELAHQLGFSDYNYFDQVFKKYINMTPTDYRKKVWAKHDKT; this is encoded by the coding sequence CTGGCAAAAACGCTTGGTTACAGTGAGTCTTGCCTCTATCGCAAGGTCAAGGAAACGCTCAAGGTAACCATCAGTGAATATATCCAGCGATACCGTATCTCACTTGCTAGCCAAGCCTTGGCACATCATGAGGATGTCCGAATTAGCGAGTTAGCCCACCAACTAGGATTTTCCGACTATAATTACTTTGACCAAGTCTTTAAAAAATATATCAATATGACGCCAACCGATTATCGTAAGAAAGTATGGGCAAAGCATGACAAAACATAG
- the cas1e gene encoding type I-E CRISPR-associated endonuclease Cas1e — MSDKFGAKKTELPELPRIGDRVSFIYIEHAKINRQDSAITIRDSKGLVKIPCAIIGALLLGPGTDITHRAIELIGDTGTTIIWVGERGVRFYANGRPLAHSTRLLEQQAKLVSNTRSRLQVARHMYQMRFPGEDVSKLTMQQLRGREGARVRKVYRNYAQKHQVEWTKRDYNPEDFSSGSVVNQALSVANVSLYGLVHSVVLALGLSPGLGFVHTGHDKSFVYDIADLYKADYTIPTAFKIAGEYTEDDDIPRLTRLMMRDAFVDGKLMKQIVKDLQNLLQIEDIDFSIDSLSLWDNKEDLVDYGVNYYPEEE; from the coding sequence ATGTCTGATAAATTTGGTGCGAAGAAAACTGAGCTACCCGAACTCCCTAGAATAGGAGACCGGGTTAGCTTTATCTATATTGAACATGCCAAGATAAACCGCCAAGATTCAGCGATTACTATTAGAGACAGCAAGGGCTTAGTTAAAATTCCTTGCGCTATTATTGGTGCTTTATTATTAGGACCAGGCACAGATATCACGCACCGGGCCATAGAGCTAATTGGAGATACTGGGACGACAATCATTTGGGTAGGCGAACGTGGTGTCCGTTTTTATGCTAATGGCAGGCCCTTAGCCCATTCTACTCGCCTCTTAGAACAACAAGCTAAGTTGGTAAGTAATACGAGGAGTCGCCTCCAGGTAGCTAGACATATGTACCAGATGCGCTTTCCTGGGGAAGATGTTAGCAAGCTAACTATGCAACAATTAAGGGGACGAGAAGGAGCACGGGTTAGAAAAGTTTACCGAAATTATGCGCAAAAACACCAGGTTGAATGGACCAAACGCGACTATAATCCGGAAGATTTCTCCAGTGGTAGTGTGGTAAATCAAGCCTTGTCTGTGGCTAATGTTTCTTTATACGGCCTAGTGCATTCAGTCGTATTAGCTCTAGGATTGTCTCCGGGCCTCGGTTTTGTCCATACCGGTCATGATAAATCCTTTGTTTACGATATCGCAGACCTCTATAAGGCAGATTATACAATTCCCACAGCTTTTAAAATTGCGGGTGAATATACCGAAGATGATGATATACCGAGGCTGACCAGATTAATGATGCGGGACGCCTTTGTCGATGGGAAATTGATGAAACAGATTGTCAAAGACTTGCAAAATTTACTACAAATTGAAGATATTGATTTTTCTATTGATTCTTTATCATTATGGGATAATAAGGAAGACCTAGTTGACTACGGTGTAAATTATTATCCGGAAGAGGAATGA
- the cas5e gene encoding type I-E CRISPR-associated protein Cas5/CasD, whose product MKTILLKFAGPLQSWGTRSNFETRHTDCYPSKSGVIGLIAASMGLKRDSSDIKALNDIDFAVRIDQPGNLIRDYHTAKKYKKTGDLDRTYVTNRYYLEDAVFVVAISQTEDLVDKILTALKQPYYQAYMGRRALPLPADFIMGVYDGDAISCLKDCPWQAASWYHKTPVKKLTAYADSHLVDQGQKNLRKDGVESFSQKNRSFSFRYETRFEIILPAADERPDHDAFSALGG is encoded by the coding sequence GTGAAGACGATACTCCTGAAATTTGCCGGTCCCCTGCAATCTTGGGGGACCCGGTCAAATTTTGAAACACGACATACAGATTGTTATCCTTCAAAGAGTGGCGTAATTGGCTTAATCGCAGCTAGTATGGGACTTAAGCGTGATAGTTCAGATATCAAAGCCTTAAATGACATCGATTTTGCTGTCCGCATTGACCAACCGGGTAATCTAATCAGGGACTATCACACAGCCAAAAAATATAAAAAAACGGGTGACTTGGACAGAACCTATGTCACCAACCGCTATTATCTAGAAGATGCTGTCTTTGTTGTGGCTATTAGCCAAACAGAGGACCTAGTAGATAAAATTTTAACAGCCCTAAAACAACCTTATTATCAAGCTTATATGGGAAGAAGAGCGCTACCTTTACCAGCAGATTTTATTATGGGGGTTTATGACGGCGATGCCATTTCTTGTCTAAAAGACTGTCCATGGCAAGCGGCCTCCTGGTATCATAAAACCCCGGTAAAAAAATTAACGGCTTATGCTGATAGCCATTTAGTTGACCAAGGGCAAAAAAACCTGCGTAAGGACGGAGTCGAATCATTCAGTCAAAAAAATCGTTCTTTTAGTTTTAGGTATGAAACACGATTCGAAATTATTTTGCCTGCTGCAGATGAAAGACCAGACCATGATGCCTTTTCAGCCTTAGGAGGTTAG
- a CDS encoding extracellular solute-binding protein, which translates to MTKHRKRWLSGAGLVVGLLACLFLISRDKTKPQQADQIDSLVIYSPNSASLLATIIPAFEQTYHIKVELVQDATGKLFSQLQNNEAGKHADIMFGGSSLWYESHPDLFVPYQSPQSQAIDPIYLSPKHTYTPYSIEGSVLLVNKQLSQGLQIHSYDDLLQDNLTGKIGIADPQLASAAFSQLVNILLAKGGYQDPQAWAYLEQLFTDQAPKIYPETSEVNQALKQGRLAVGLTTEAVAYQLIAEGAPLNMVYPDEGTLYLSSAAAIVKGTDKEELAQKFIDYLLSPAVQKSLATSLYQRPILSQYNDASHLKDMSEIYHLNDEAEDILSYQDDIRQRFSRMMEKHSN; encoded by the coding sequence ATGACAAAACATAGAAAAAGATGGTTAAGTGGGGCCGGCCTAGTAGTAGGCTTACTGGCCTGTCTATTCCTAATTTCTCGAGATAAAACCAAACCGCAACAAGCAGACCAAATCGATAGCCTGGTGATTTATTCTCCCAATTCCGCTAGTCTCTTGGCTACTATCATTCCCGCCTTCGAACAGACTTACCACATTAAAGTGGAATTGGTCCAGGATGCGACCGGTAAATTGTTTTCACAATTGCAGAACAATGAGGCAGGAAAACATGCTGACATCATGTTTGGCGGATCATCACTCTGGTATGAATCCCATCCGGACCTATTCGTCCCCTATCAGAGTCCTCAAAGCCAAGCTATTGATCCCATTTACTTATCACCCAAACATACCTATACACCCTACAGTATCGAGGGCAGTGTGTTGCTAGTCAACAAGCAGCTCAGCCAAGGCTTGCAGATTCACTCCTATGATGACCTACTTCAAGACAACCTGACCGGCAAGATTGGCATTGCCGATCCGCAGCTGGCCTCGGCAGCCTTCTCCCAATTGGTCAATATTCTACTGGCCAAGGGCGGCTACCAAGACCCGCAGGCCTGGGCTTACCTCGAACAGTTATTTACGGACCAAGCACCTAAAATATACCCGGAAACTTCAGAGGTCAACCAGGCCCTAAAACAGGGCCGGCTAGCTGTCGGACTAACAACAGAGGCCGTGGCCTACCAGTTGATTGCTGAAGGGGCCCCCTTAAATATGGTCTACCCTGACGAAGGCACCCTCTACTTGTCGTCAGCAGCAGCCATTGTCAAAGGGACAGACAAGGAAGAGCTGGCGCAAAAATTCATTGACTATTTACTGTCCCCTGCGGTCCAAAAAAGTCTAGCTACCAGTCTTTACCAGCGTCCCATTCTCAGTCAATATAACGACGCCTCGCATTTAAAAGATATGAGTGAAATTTATCACTTAAATGACGAAGCCGAAGACATCCTAAGCTACCAGGATGATATCCGGCAGAGGTTTAGTCGGATGATGGAGAAGCATAGTAATTGA
- the cas7e gene encoding type I-E CRISPR-associated protein Cas7/Cse4/CasC — translation MMKQNKLFIDIHAIQTVPPSNINRDDTGSPKTAQYGGVRRARVSSQSWKRAMRAYFNEYGALDNVGVRSLDIVNYVADKIQSLDPKCEEELALEKAEKVINDAGIKTKDHKARALFFLGDVQAEQLAKAALAGEADKKVLKGYLKDNPAIDIALFGRMVADDPSLNEDASSQVAHAISTHAVQTEFDFYTAVDDLAPEDNAGAGMLGTIEFNSSTLYRYANIAGHELLKQLGHPDVTVKTINLFIKAFFNSMPTGKVNTFANQTLPEAVLVTIRPDRPVNLVTAFEKPVKSRDGHVTESMTRLLEENKQVQKFVEPPLAAYWLTLEDSEIASEGVKTTRDLNDLLTRVGEELETAINETGV, via the coding sequence ATGATGAAGCAAAATAAATTATTTATTGATATCCATGCCATTCAAACCGTTCCACCATCTAATATAAACCGTGACGATACTGGTAGTCCGAAAACTGCCCAGTATGGCGGTGTCAGAAGGGCACGGGTTAGTTCTCAATCCTGGAAACGAGCTATGAGAGCTTACTTCAATGAATACGGCGCGCTAGATAATGTTGGGGTGAGATCTTTAGATATTGTCAACTATGTCGCTGATAAGATTCAAAGTCTCGATCCTAAATGTGAAGAGGAATTAGCGCTTGAAAAGGCAGAAAAAGTGATTAATGATGCGGGAATTAAAACTAAGGACCATAAAGCGCGTGCACTATTTTTCTTAGGAGATGTTCAAGCTGAGCAATTAGCTAAAGCAGCTCTTGCGGGAGAAGCCGATAAGAAAGTTTTGAAAGGCTATTTAAAAGATAATCCAGCCATTGATATCGCCTTGTTTGGTCGCATGGTGGCTGATGACCCGTCATTAAACGAGGATGCATCATCACAAGTAGCTCATGCGATTTCAACTCATGCCGTACAAACTGAATTTGATTTTTATACCGCTGTTGATGACCTAGCACCTGAAGACAACGCGGGAGCTGGTATGTTAGGGACGATTGAATTTAATTCATCGACTCTTTATCGCTATGCTAATATTGCTGGCCATGAATTACTAAAGCAATTGGGTCATCCAGATGTAACCGTTAAAACAATCAATTTATTTATTAAAGCCTTTTTCAATTCAATGCCGACAGGAAAAGTTAATACTTTTGCCAATCAAACCCTGCCGGAAGCCGTGCTCGTGACTATCAGACCCGATCGGCCGGTAAACTTAGTGACAGCTTTCGAAAAACCAGTTAAAAGCCGGGATGGCCATGTTACTGAATCCATGACTCGCCTATTAGAAGAAAATAAGCAAGTACAAAAGTTTGTTGAACCTCCTCTAGCTGCTTATTGGCTGACGCTTGAAGACAGTGAAATTGCTAGTGAGGGCGTTAAAACAACCAGAGATTTGAACGACCTCTTAACACGTGTCGGTGAAGAGCTAGAAACAGCTATTAATGAAACGGGTGTTTAA
- a CDS encoding response regulator encodes MKRLVIIEDEEWIRKWLVYGVDYSQVGALVVGEASDGAEGLALIEESQPDIVLTDITMPIMSAFDMFQATDLDFQKIIISGYSDFENAKKAIQFGVVNFVTKPINEEELLASVAEAVKRASDEDRDQQAHSELLAGLLIKEDEIIKDLLAYIHDHYNEKLTMAIWQKRLVTVSLASIARSRKRSR; translated from the coding sequence ATGAAACGTTTAGTAATTATCGAAGATGAAGAATGGATCCGTAAATGGTTGGTATACGGCGTAGATTATAGCCAAGTCGGCGCCCTGGTTGTGGGGGAGGCTTCTGATGGGGCAGAAGGTCTAGCCCTCATTGAAGAAAGCCAGCCTGATATTGTTTTAACCGATATCACCATGCCAATCATGTCTGCCTTTGACATGTTCCAGGCGACTGACCTAGACTTTCAAAAAATTATTATATCCGGCTACAGTGATTTCGAAAATGCTAAAAAAGCCATCCAGTTTGGTGTGGTCAACTTTGTCACCAAACCGATTAATGAGGAAGAACTTTTGGCCAGTGTGGCTGAGGCAGTCAAACGGGCTAGTGACGAAGATAGAGACCAACAAGCCCACTCAGAATTGTTGGCTGGCCTTTTGATCAAAGAAGACGAAATCATTAAAGATTTACTAGCCTATATCCACGACCACTACAATGAAAAACTAACCATGGCCATCTGGCAAAAACGCTTGGTTACAGTGAGTCTTGCCTCTATCGCAAGGTCAAGGAAACGCTCAAGGTAA
- a CDS encoding type I-E CRISPR-associated protein Cse1/CasA, protein MSRYNLVDEYWIPVIVDDKGHSQMVSLLDVFTNGSQYLQLAGDTQTQNFAVFRLLLAVLQTALLRYELDGEIREFPDEDWGYEDIDDLEEELNNTWLEIWQNESFPKIVVDYLEAWRDRFYLFDDKYPFYQVTASDIDASKISKKQASSISGKNINRMISESGNKIALFSPKFAASNNKEILAEDEIARWLITFQGYTGLSDKVIFGSEKYKSSKGWLFDIGGLYVEGNNLFESLTLNCILLHPDEKYRFNPPKPCWEFEPQARIQRYFETDSPDNLAELYTNWSRGIYIDPDIDATKAFECQIVKLPDIKHEDQFLEPMTLWRHNDTGPSKNKFTPRKHQANQSIWRSFGLIALPTYYSDKQRQPGIIAWLNYLTPLIGDRRLTICSVSMADDGNATSWVPVDELCDQLKIDDFVLTDVQENHWVPRIYDTVETTKRVVGLTFRNFLLDLKEIRNLATNDFVNERVTELYYHIDEPFRDWLISIDKDEDKDKKVIEWYDQLACLVRQQVDHLLKQAGPRDYTGIIKNKKDDKDSKILNIAIAHNKFTYYLNKELKEGRHD, encoded by the coding sequence ATGAGTCGGTATAATTTGGTTGATGAGTACTGGATTCCAGTAATTGTTGATGACAAAGGGCATAGCCAAATGGTTTCTTTGCTTGATGTTTTTACTAATGGCTCTCAATATTTGCAATTAGCGGGTGATACCCAGACCCAAAATTTTGCAGTTTTTCGACTATTATTAGCTGTTTTACAGACCGCCTTGTTGCGATACGAGTTAGATGGTGAAATACGGGAGTTTCCTGATGAAGACTGGGGCTATGAGGATATTGACGACCTAGAAGAAGAACTAAATAATACATGGCTAGAAATCTGGCAGAATGAGTCTTTTCCAAAAATTGTGGTAGATTATCTAGAAGCATGGCGGGACCGTTTTTATCTTTTTGATGATAAGTATCCCTTTTACCAGGTTACAGCTAGTGATATTGATGCCAGCAAAATATCTAAAAAGCAAGCAAGTTCAATTTCTGGTAAGAATATTAACCGGATGATTTCGGAAAGTGGCAATAAAATTGCTCTCTTCTCACCTAAATTTGCTGCATCGAATAATAAGGAAATTCTTGCTGAAGATGAAATTGCTCGTTGGTTAATTACCTTCCAAGGATACACCGGTTTATCAGATAAAGTAATATTCGGGAGTGAAAAGTATAAATCATCAAAGGGCTGGCTCTTTGATATTGGTGGTCTCTATGTAGAGGGTAATAACTTGTTTGAAAGCTTAACGCTGAACTGTATACTGTTGCACCCGGATGAAAAATATCGCTTCAATCCACCCAAACCATGCTGGGAATTTGAGCCACAAGCCCGTATTCAGCGATATTTTGAGACAGATTCGCCAGATAACTTAGCGGAGTTGTATACGAATTGGAGTCGTGGGATTTATATTGATCCCGATATAGATGCCACTAAAGCTTTTGAGTGCCAAATTGTAAAACTACCTGATATAAAACATGAAGACCAGTTTCTAGAGCCAATGACCCTGTGGCGGCACAATGATACCGGTCCTAGTAAAAATAAATTTACGCCTAGAAAACATCAGGCTAATCAATCCATTTGGCGGTCCTTTGGTTTAATTGCCTTGCCAACCTATTATTCTGATAAGCAGCGGCAACCTGGTATCATAGCCTGGTTAAATTACCTTACACCATTGATAGGGGACCGGAGATTAACTATTTGCTCGGTGAGCATGGCTGATGATGGTAACGCAACATCTTGGGTGCCCGTGGATGAGCTTTGTGACCAGTTGAAAATTGATGACTTTGTCTTAACTGATGTTCAAGAAAATCATTGGGTGCCGAGGATTTATGATACAGTTGAAACAACCAAGCGGGTAGTGGGTCTTACATTCCGTAATTTCTTACTTGACCTGAAAGAGATTCGTAATCTAGCTACTAATGATTTTGTTAATGAACGGGTTACTGAGCTTTATTACCATATTGATGAACCTTTTAGAGACTGGCTTATAAGTATAGATAAAGACGAGGACAAAGATAAAAAAGTGATTGAGTGGTATGATCAATTAGCTTGCTTGGTTAGACAACAAGTAGACCACTTGTTAAAACAAGCTGGACCAAGAGACTATACTGGCATCATTAAAAACAAAAAAGATGATAAAGATAGTAAAATATTAAATATCGCAATCGCCCACAATAAATTTACTTACTATTTAAATAAGGAATTAAAGGAGGGAAGACATGACTAA
- the cas6e gene encoding type I-E CRISPR-associated protein Cas6/Cse3/CasE: MYLSRVKIDTNNRQKIRDLTHVGAYHNWVEQAFPDEMAAGVRSRKLWRIDHVAGQDYLLVVSEQQPDLALLERYGVPGSAETKVYDQFLDQLYDGQKLRFRVTLNPVISKSRAASGQRGRVMPHVTVDHQMNFLKARAEKNGFHLSENEFYIKDSGFVLFKKTGQRDLRLTKVTYEGLLTISDLDQFKTSLTQGFGKKKAYGFGLLTVIPVEQ, encoded by the coding sequence ATGTATTTATCGAGAGTAAAAATTGACACAAATAATCGACAAAAAATACGAGACTTAACCCATGTCGGCGCCTACCATAACTGGGTAGAACAAGCCTTTCCCGATGAAATGGCTGCAGGGGTTAGGTCCCGAAAATTATGGCGAATTGATCATGTTGCTGGACAAGATTATTTACTAGTGGTAAGCGAACAGCAACCAGACCTAGCCCTACTTGAGCGCTATGGTGTGCCAGGATCGGCTGAGACTAAGGTTTATGATCAATTTTTAGACCAATTATATGATGGCCAAAAACTACGTTTTCGTGTCACCTTAAATCCAGTTATTTCCAAATCCAGAGCTGCCAGTGGTCAAAGAGGGCGTGTCATGCCGCATGTGACGGTCGACCACCAAATGAATTTTTTGAAAGCCCGGGCAGAAAAAAATGGTTTTCACTTAAGCGAAAACGAATTTTATATCAAAGATTCTGGCTTTGTGCTATTCAAAAAAACTGGGCAAAGAGATTTGCGGTTGACTAAGGTGACTTATGAAGGCTTATTAACAATCTCAGACCTTGACCAGTTTAAAACAAGCTTGACACAAGGATTTGGAAAAAAGAAAGCTTATGGTTTTGGGTTATTAACTGTGATTCCTGTGGAGCAGTAA